The genomic interval TCAGGGGACCCAGCTTGGGCATGCAGCTGGCTCTCGTCCACCCATGAGACACATTGCAGGCTGCTGGCTGCTCGGTTCTTTATTATCCAAGCCTGTATACATCACACAGGATGGGACAGCAACAGACGGAGTCCTTGAGCCAGGCCCCATAGTCACCTCTGATCTCAGGACAGCACCCTCAGCTCCCCTACTTGAGGAGACTGTAGACCTGCTCCAGCACATGGCACAGACCTTGGTCTTTGGGTGTCCTGCTGGCCAAGGAGATCTGAAACAAGCAGGGCTGGTGGCTCAGTGCCCTGCCACCACCCAACTCGCCAAGGGGAACAGTGCTTTTGACCCAGAACCAGTGGGCTGCAGGCACAATGTccaggggggggggggtctgccTGCCAGATCCCAGGCCACTGAGTCCAAGTGTGAGTGACAGGCCACAGGCGGGCAGGAAAGTGCTTCTACACAAAGTATACAGACAGATTCAAGTAAGAAGTAAACAGGGCACCCTAAGAAGGCGGCGCCAGGGCCAGCCACCAGAGAAGCCAGCTCACACACCAGCTGCCTCTGGCCTTGCTGGAGCTCAAGGCTCCAAATCAAATCAAAACCTGTGTGCCCTCTTCAGGTGGCCCTGAGTGACACGCGGTCTGATGGAGAGGCTTCTCCAACTGGGACGTCCTGGGGGTTGCGAGGTCCAAGGGGCTTTTGTGCAGGGGAGAACCAGAGCCTTGTGTGTGCTCAGCAAAGCCCCTGCTGAGCTGCTCACCCCGGGgtgttcccatttttattttcattgtggtCACTTTCTTGGGGTGTCCTGAGTATAGTCCTGGGTGTTCCCTATGCACAGTCCTTGGGGCTGCAGCTCCTGGGGACAGATGTGGTCTCACCTTTAGCTTGTCCAGGTAACTGTGCTCCTGGCTCCAGGGCTCCTGGAACCTCACCAGGTCCGGGGCGCCTTTATAGAACTCCACCAGCAGCATCTGCCGGAGGGCAGGACTGAGTGccagctccctcccctccctagACCAAGCCAAGCAGCTGTGTCCCAAGACCCCTATCCAGACAGCAGGATCCCAGCCCCAGCTTCCACTCCCTCTCACCTAATCCAAATTTGACTAAATGGAGGGACCTCTGGGCTTGGCTACAATCACATTCCCTTCCCCAGGACTCCACAAAGCCCCTGGGACACCAGGGAGCAGGCCTGCCCTGCTGCCTCTTCTAGCCTAGGGCCAAGGAATGGCACTCGGGTGCAGCTGTGTGAAGAAGGTGGGCTTTTTTTAGCACATGCTGAACATGTGGTTATCAAGCCTATGACCTGGGCTGGGGCGCATCCCAGTGAGCAGCTCTGgcctagtgtgtgcaaggccctgggcacaACCCCAAACTGCAGTTTCTCTACTTGGAGAACCAGTGGCGGGTGCAGAGGCCCAAGGCGGGAGCTAGCCAGGAACAGGGAGTGGGACTGTGGAGGGTCTGGGGCTTGTCCTAGGATTGGCAGTCAATCTGGATGGGCTGGGTGCCTCTAGCAGGGCATCTCCCCCGTCCCTCCCACGTGGAGCTCACCATCTCGTGCAGGATGTCGTTGGTCAGGAAGCCGTCCTGCACGTAGGCCATCTCTACCTCCATGGGGATGCCGTAGTCGCTGGACCTTTGCTGAGGGCAGTGCATGCCAGTCAGAAGACCTTGCAGCCCACCCATGGCAGTGGGGACAgcagagggcctggggctgggatccGGGGCTACGGACCATATGGGGCCTTGGTAGAGCCAGATAATGGGGCCAGCGTGGCATCCTGCCCACAGATGCCAAGAAGAGACGGAGCCCAGAATTCCCCCCAGGGATGACCTCTGACCCCTAGCGGGGCCTGGGCAGTGAAGCCAGGCAGGGCTTGGGAAGGAAGCCACGGCACTAAGAGCAGCGTGCTGCACCCAGGCCCACGTCGGGTCTCAGAGAAGCTCAAATAGGGTGGCCAACAGCATCTGCCGGAGGGCAGGACTGGGTGCcggctccctcccctccctagACCAAGTCAGTGGGAGAAACAGGCCCAGGACAGAAGTGCCCTACCTTGAGCCACCAGCACACCCTCCTGGCCCTGGCACATCTGCCCACACCGACTCACACCCCCTGGCCTCCCAAGAACCCCGGCAGCCCCACCTACCTCGGGAGGAGGCATCACCCAGAAGGGTGAGATCTTGGACTCGGGTCCCGGGTTGCCAGAGTAGTacggggctggggaaggaggaggagagggctcTGGCTGGAGGCTCAGCCAGCCCAGCAGGGCGCCACTCCTCAGCCCAGGACTCACAGCACAGCAGCGCCAGGCAGGGCTGGAAGCCATTGCTGGAGCCCTGCAGCCGCAGCTGGTAGTCCATCTGCGCGTCAATGTCCTGCAGCGAGGGCAGCGCTGGGCTGTGTGGGTGACTGTGGTACCAGCCGACCAGGGACAGGCCTCGCAAGAACAGGCTCTGGTAGATCTGGGCAGAGGCAGCAGCAGGGTGGGGGACAGGGTAGTTCTGTTCAGTGCCTCTCTCTGCTCCTGCAACTAGAGTGGGCCCTCTATCTGTGGGGGACACCGGGATCCCAGGGTGCTCAAGTCCCTTGCACAGCGCAGCACAGCATCTGCACGGAACCTGTGCACACCCTCCCCTAGGCTGGAACTGTCCTGGGTGGCCTGATACTTGACACAGTGTGTGTGGCTCAGAGAATGGCAAGCACCAGGGTCCGCGCGCCCACGGTTCCCATCTGCCGTGGCAACTGCGGTGGGAGGCACAGAGCCTGCCCCGCCCAAGAGGGACCTTCCCAGCCATGAACAAGGAGGGGCAGAGATGGACAGGGCGGCGACACATGTGCCTGATCAGCGCCTGCTCACTGTGCCCTGCGGGACACTGTGACAACGCCTCGAAGAGTGGTTGCAGAGTGCTCCGCACAGTGCCAGGGACACACTGAGCTCCATCATGACAACAAGACTAAGAGCAGCAGTGGCATGGAGCACAGCCCGGGACCAGGAGTCTCCCAGGTGAGTCACgagtcccaggccagcctgggtcacctaacaagaccctgtctcaaaagaaactgaaaagggctggggatgtggcccgcGGAGGACCACCTACTTATCCTGCGGGAGCCCCgagttccagcctcagcaccacagaaaaggGAGAAGCACACAGCAGCCCCATGCGAGCTAAGGGCCAGGTACCGGACTGCGTGAGACAACGACACCTCAGGTTTCACAGAAAAGAACACCGAGGGTCTGAGGGGAAGGGCTGGTAGGGTTGGCAGAGAGCCTAGGAGCCAGGGCTGGGTCCCATTCGCACATCTGCTGAGCGCTAACACTGCCAGCTGCCAGGACAAGGGCAGGACAGCTGTGTTCCGTCCAGGCAGCCCCTCACCTCCTCTTCAGTGGCAGCTGCCGTGTCAGCGTCCCCAAGCCGGCTCCTGCAGGGGAAGGCTCTCAGCACCGTGAGCACTGCAGGGCGATGGGGAGAAGAGATGTCAGTCTGACTCCCAGCACCCCGTCCACCCGGCCCCAATACGCACTCTGGCTGGTGATGTCCCAGCGGCCTCCAAGGTACCCCACGACCTCGCTCCTAGTCAGGTGGCTGTGGAAGTCCTGGGGAAGGGAGTAGTGGGCACTGGCTCAGGCTGTTGCTCCTGCCCCCTACAGGGCCAGcccaccctcctcttcctccacatatttattgagcaactaccATTTACCCGCAGCAGACATGTGTTGAGAACCTACTATTAACCAGAACAAAGCTCCCTGCTCCTACACAGCTGCCATTTCAaagacccctccctccctctcttcctcattCCTGGGTaccccagccccctttccagGCCAGGGAGCCCCTTGTCTGGACACAGGGCCAAGGTGGGAGATTAGTCACATACCAGCAGGAAGAGCACATTGCTAGAAATGGCCACATTGAAGGGCTGGAACTTGTTAATAGCTGCAAAGGATGTCACTTCCACCAAAGTGTGTGGGTTCCTGGAGGGGCCAAGAGTCCCACAGCCTCAGGCCCCCCTAGGCTCCTCCCTCACCCCTGAAActatctccccaccccacctggcCAGCCAGGGCTGCAGAGGGGCATCTGACCTGGCAGAGTCACGACTGCCCAGCATGCAGTAGCGCACAGGCTTGTTTTCCACCCGCTTTCCTGGGGGTGTGGCCTCTgaaaagggggaggagagagaaagaaagcatcGGAAAGCCCTCCCCAGGCCAATCTGCACACCCTGGCAGTGcaagaaaccaaaataaatccatCTAGAGACAGCCTTAAAAATCAGGCAGAAACAGCTGGGAAATAAATGTCAACAAGTCAGACAGATAGCCTTTTACAAAAAGAGctcagggggctgggattgtggctgaggTAGAGCgatcacctagcacatgtgaggccctgggttcaatctcagcaccacataaaaataagtaaaataaaggtagcgtgtccaactactactaaaaaatgagctcagagccaggcacagtggtgcatgcctataatcctagaggctcaggaggctgagacaggaggatcccgagtttgaagccagccttagcaaccgggagatgctaagcaactcaatgagatcctgtctctaaataaaatacaaaataaggctggggatgggggatgtggctcagtggttgagtgtccccgagttcaatcccggtaatcaaaaaaaaaaaaaaaaaaaaaaaagctcaggaaAGCAGGTAGTGGGCCAAAGAAATCAGGGAGCACGTAAGGAAATGGGGCCGAGGTACTCAGAAACCCAGCATTAGAGTTTAAGAAAACAGGCAGCAAATGAAATTGAGCAGCGAGGCTACCAAGTCAGCCAGGCAGGATCTTGGGGGCTCCGGAGACGAGCAAGACCCCAactctccctgctcccttccaTGCTCCAGGGCCACCCCCTTCCCGCCCTGCCTCTCCTGATCCCCTCACCAGGGTGTGCAGGCTCCGAGGGACCCTTCCCAGGGGGTCTCCGATTCTTGTCCTCTGCTGAGACCCCCGCCaggacctcctcctcctcttcctccatcagcagctcctcctcctccccttcgcTGGCCGGGCTCTGGCGGGGACAGCAGCCGGACACTCAGCTGGACACTCAATTGGGCACCCCTGAACCCAGACTTCTAGCAGACCGGAGCCCCAGGTGCCATTGCCCAACACGGCGGCTAGAGGGCGAGAGCGAGCAGAGGCAGTCTAATGCGCAAGCGCAACTCTGGCCTGGCTGGCGCCCCCAGGCTGCTTTCCCTCTGGTTCAAATTTGCTCTGCCTCTTACAAGGGGGTGTGACTCCAGTGGACAGCCCTAACCCCTCCATTCCCGTTCTTATCTGTCAAAGGACCCAGTGGTCTCCAGCCCCATTGGGCTGAAGTGAGATCATCCGTGTAAAGCATCTGGCCTGCGCCCTCGAGTTCCGTTTCTAGAGCAAGTTACATGGATCACTGTAATTCCCCTGACTGCCCTCAAAAACCGCCTCCTGCCAAGGTGACCTCCTTGGATTCAAATCTAAAGGTCACATTTCGGTCCCTGCACTCACCCTCTCAGCAGCGTCTGCCACTACAAGGCCCCCTCTGTCTAGGAGCatctcccctgacacccagaccCAGCACCTGGGGCCCCCTGCTACCTCTATGGGTCCTTCCCCAGGTGGATCCACACGTAGGCCTCAGGCCTcttcctccacccacaccctCCGAGTGGCCTTGTCCATCTCAGACTAGGGGTCCAGCTGCCCACAGATGACTCAACATGGCAACACTGGGCCAGACTAGGCCCCCTTACCTGCTCTTCCATGTCTCTCATCTCTTGAGCTCAGCTCCGCCCACCCACTCAGGATCCCCCTTATCGGATGCATTAAGTCCTGTCAGATGCACTTTCAAAAATATCCaggacctggggctggggcagagcgCCCACCTAGCActtgcagggccctgggttcgatccccagcaccacataaaaatgaatgaatggaaaaaagatattgtgtccaactacaactaaaaattaaatattaaaaaaaaaatcacatcgaTGGCCTCAATGGCTCCAGCTGCATCCTTAGCTCACCAGGACCAGCCCAGTCCCCTCTGCCTGGTCCCAGCATTCCCACTCTCACCCCCCAAAGCCTGTCCTCCCTACAGCAGCCACCACAGGGCCCCTGTGAACACCAAGAGTCAGTCTCAGTCCTCTGTTCACAGCCCTCCATGGTTCGCACCTCCCTTGGGGAAAAGGTCAAGTCCTTCAAGCAACCTGCAGGGCCCTGCAGGAAccaccctgtcccctctgtgcTTCACCTACTCCCTCTATCTCCCTCTCTGCTCCAGTCACATGGGCCTCCTTGATGTGCTTCCAACACACCAGACTCTGTCCTGCCACAGGTTCTTTGCATGGGCCATTTCCCAGATATCTTCATGGCTTCCCCATCCCCCTTCAGTTCTCTGGTCAAGTCACCTTCTCTGGTCCAGCACTAGAAGTGCTGTATGCAACGGAGCACCCCTCATCCAACAGTAAGTCGTAGAGCGTTTACTGCAGGAGCCAAAGGACATACCTCATCGGCAGGAGCTACAGGCACGTGCAGCTGGTGCCGTCGGAGCCAAGCAGCCTTGTACTTGTCCAGTTTTTGGCCCTTGTACTTGACAGAGGCCCAGCCACAGCCGGATTTCTTGGCAGGGTTCACCAGTTTCTTGCAGTGTGTGGCCCAGGCACTGGGAGAGTTGAAGACCTGCCCAGTTTCCTGCCACACAATTCTCCCATCTGGCTGCAGATCCCCAATGAACTTCTTTCCCTGCAGAGACAGTGGGCTGTCTGTGCCCAGGGCCTGGTACCCTCCAGGGTCTGGTACCCTCCAGGGGACTCCTCCTGACCCATGCTCCCTGAGGCAGAGCTGCACTTTCCAGTACAGTGACCCTTCCAAGCCCAGGATCCTTTCCTAGGCCAGTCCCCTCGTCCCTGGACTGTGAGCCCTGGAAGGGCAAGGACAGGGTCCACCTTGATTAGTACCGTACCCCAGTACCCAATATGCTGCTTGGCATACAGCAGGTGTTCAATGCAAAAATCAAGCAATAGCAACCACGACAGTACATTCTTTTAAAGCCCTTGCTGGACAGCAGAAATGTGTGGACTGCTTTATTCACTGAATCCACTGGAAAGGGACTGGGAGAGGAAAAACACCCATTTATACAGAGGGTGAAACTGCTACCACCCAGAGAGGCTGCGGAGTCACACAGCCAGGAGGGCCCATCTTAGCCTCAGACTCTCAACTGCAGAGGGGGGCTTTAGATGAACCAGGTCCTCCAGCCCAGAAGGGGCTCCATCCGGGGTCAGGCTGCTCCGTGGCTCAGTTCCCCTCCCCACATCGGGGTCGCGTCCTGCAGCAGGGCGCTCTGGGCCTTGGGTTCCCTTGTTGTCGGAGCTGGGATGAGGGTCAGAGGACGCTCACCAAGTAGTAGATGGACAGCACCCCGGCGCCAGGCTCCAGCAGGGCGTCTTTGAGCAGCACCCGCAGTGTGACCGCGCGCCTGGTGAGCGCGCCCCCCAGCGCGCCGCAGAGCCCCGGCCCGGCCCCGCCAACGCCGCCGCGCCCGCAGCCCGCGCCGGCCGGCCGCTCGGGGTCCTCGGCCTCCGCCTCGTCCTCGTCCTCATCCGGCGCCTCCTCGCCCGCGCCGCCCGCGGGGGACAGTGGCTCCAGAGCTGCGGGGCAGCGACGAGCTTAGAGGGCCGCGCCCGCACGGTGGGTGCAGCCCCCGCGCGCACAGCCTCGCCCGCCGCCCGGGCCCGCCGTACCTGCCATCGCTGCGGCCGCCCggggccccgccccgcccctcgcgtcacccggccccgccccgcgtCGTCCGGCCCCGCCCCTCCTGCGTCCTTCGGCTCCGCCCCGCGCCTCCCGGCTCCGCCCGCCAGCCCGCGTCGCCTGGCTCCGCCCCGCGCGGGAGTCCCGGGACTCCCGCCTCCCGGACCCTGACGGAAACCAGCGGGAGGGCTGCCTGGGGGAGGAAATCGAGGTCCCGGACCTCGTCTCTCATTGGGGTCGTGACTCCGCCCAAGGCCACCACCTACTAGTGGCAGTCTGGGCTCAGGAGTGGCGCAGCCCGCTGGGATGAGCGGGGAAACTGAGGAGGGAGCGCGGTGGGGACCAAGGGGAGGAGACTGAGGCCCCGAGCCTCCGTCTTCGGAGACTAGTGGCCCCACCCGAGGCCACCACGTGCCGAGTTGCAGCCTGTGGGTGCAGGAGTGCCACAGCCTGATGCCTCGGAGGGGAACTTTGGAgctggagaaaggagggagggtcGGGGAGCGCGAACGGGCAAACCAGGTGTGAACTGGGACTTGCGCTGTAGCCCTGGCCGCGCGCTGCACCCGTGGTACTTGACACTGAACCCAGAGGCGACCTCCACCGAGCTCCACCGCTggccctgtttttattttattttgaagattaatttgctgaggccggccttgatccttctgcctcagcctcccgagttgccaGGATGACAGGCGGGCGCCACACATGGCGTGTGGTGGGGGGTCTTGGCGTTCTGCACCTCCTCTGCGGCTCCCATCTCCTTGGCATCTTAGGTCTCCACCTCGGGGCGTGATTTTTAGTATGCTAACAAAGTAAATGGAAGGCGGCTTTGCCGCTCAGCACCTGGAATCGTCTCTTTATGGGGAGAGTCCCTGATGTTATCTTCAAAGCAGGGCACACTGTTGTCCTGTCTCAGGTTTAGTGACCTTGTCTTTCTGGCTCTGACTTCTTGAGTTTATAACACAGAGTGGAGGCCATGGGTTCTTTGTCTCCTGAATTTGGAGAATGCGTTCCCCAGAGAGGAAAGCAAAGTAACAAGATTGattaaaatgacagaaagaaaggagagctCTGCAGTGCAGGGGTGGCCAGGGGTGGCCAGGGGCGTCTGCTGTCCAGGTGTTTGTATGATAAGGTTAGAGGGGAGAAAGTGCCTTGAAGACCACAGGCGAGAGATGTTCAAAGCAGTGGGTCTTGAGTCCAGTAACACCAGGGCACTGGGGTCCATGTGTCTCCTGGCCCGACAGGTCACAGTGTCACCATTTGTCCTGGTTTGGAAAGGGCACTGGGTCGCAGATGTTTCAGGTTCACCTGGGTTTTGAGCTGGCCTGTCTGTGGTCATCCTGCTTTGTTACAGAGGCACCTGACCCTCCCGGGGCCAACGTTTTCCGTCCGTCTGCCCAAGTGCCTACCTCAGCCAGTCTGCTGCCCAGAGTCTCAGGCTGGGCTGACTCCAACCTGCCAGCTGAAGGCGGTCATCTTAATTCCGCAGCCTTGAAGGATGGTCcactctaagttgctgaagctggcctggaacttgcattTGTCCTGCCTCCCCCTCTCAAGTAAATGATTTTACAGGTAGTTGTCACTGGGCCTGGCTCCGGatgtgtatttttgtgtgtattatttgtttgttgttttgggtacctgggattgaagccaaggacccttaaccactgtgccacatcccagcccattttatattttatttagagacagggtctcactaagttgcttagggccttgctaagttgcagagcctgggtttgaactcatcctcctgtctcagactctgagcctctgggattacaggtatgcaccactgcacctggcttctggtgcattttatatatatatatatatatatatatatatatatatatatatatatatttaaattttttatttgttttacttagttgcacatgacagtacgatgatcttgacatatcatacatttgaatcagatgggatataatttctcatttttctgagtgtacaggttgcagaatcacattggtcatgcagtcacgtatatatacacagcaataataatgtctattttattctgctgtccttcctttcccctccttccttaaatgtatattttttaagttgtagatggatacaatacctccattttatttgttttatgtggggctgaggatccaccccagtgcctcacacagcagaggcaagtgctctaccactgagccccagccccagcccttcggGTGCACTCTTAACTCCTAGTTTTCTGGTGGTGTTAGGTAGCAGTGAGATGTgagaagggcagggcagggttttaagaaaagaataatatCAGTTAATTGACAGGCCTGCCTGTGTGACAGGATACTCACTTcaggccctgcctggcctcagccGGGCACACTGTTCCTTGTGCAACAGGAGGAAGATGGGAAACCAGGCTAAGAACCAAATGGCAAGGGTATGCACCTCAGAAGGTCCTGGTGGTGAAACATCTTAAGCAAGACCCTGCACAAAGCCGACCAACGGCCCTGCGGCCCGAGACAGACCCAGGACCAAGTCCCTGGGAAGACAGGAGGACTCGGAGCCCACCCACCACACCCCTTGCTCATCAGCACAGTGTTACAGTGTCATCATCAGAACCACAGCTCTTCTCCCCACCCGTGGGTCACGCAGGCGCAGTACAGGTTTAGGGATCCAAAGCAGCTGCAGGCACAGGGCACACACCCGCCCGacatcccagcaactcggagaccgaggcaggaggatcccaagttcgaggccagcctgggagacTTAGCAAGACACTAAAGCATCTTAGcctgaccctgactcaaaaataaaaagggctagcaGGGCTGcccagtgggtaagcacccctgggttcatccatggtaccacacacacacacacaggcacacgcacgcgcgcgcacacacacacacacacacacacacacacaccacatagtGTTTTATCAGAGTTGAGGGGTGATTCTTGGGTAAGACCCTCTAACACCTCCCCAAAGAAAATTCCAATAACCCTGAGAAAGAGGAGCGAGTGGAGACCCACACCCGTCCTTGCTTTTTCTCGTTTGTACTAAGCTTTTACTACGTTTCCCATCTTGAAATCTCTGGGATCAGCACCACCTGTGTCTCCCCGACCCCCACCAAGATCTCGCTCCTTTAACTTTGGGGTGCTGTTCTCCATCAGCAGGGCTGTCTCAAGCCCATTGGGATTAGCAGGAAAATGGAGGCTTGGGCCTGCCCTGCATGGCAGCGGGAGTCCAGGGCAGGAGCATTCAGGAGAGAGGCCAGAGGCCGGTGGTGACCTAGTGGAGGAAGTCGAGGCCCAGGCCCTCCTCTTTAGGGGCCCAGTGGTTCCACCCAGGGCCACCACCGACTGGACTGCCACTGGGGCCACCCACTTCCAGGCCTGGGGCTGATGAGGCAGGGGGACTTTGGCCTCTGCTGCTAGAAACAAAGGGACTCCAGGCAGGATGAACCCCGCCAGACTTTACTGGGGCTTCTGTTTAAGTGTGTCAGGCTGGTCAGGTGGCGggcagcacatgcctgtcatcccagccaccaggaggcggaggcaggaggatggcaagtcccAGCCCAGCCTCAGAACAACAAAACAACAGACCCTGTCAGGCTGGCCCTGTCTTGTTCACGAGGGTCGGTTTCAGGGGAGCTGGAGGCTAGGGTTCTCACTGGCTTTGGGCACAGTTCCGAATGTAGTCTCCTGGGAAGGCCCTTCAGTTTTGAGGGATACGGGGGGGAGGTGGTTCTGGAAGCAGAGCTCCCGTTGAGCAACATCCCATTTAAGGGTCATTGGGTTTGGGGCGAAGGCCTCTTCTTGTAACTTCGTCCTGTTACCGGGGGACAGCTCAGAAAACACTCTTAAATCCAAATTTGAAACAAATTAGAGAGTTTTTATTCCCTGGCCAGGGTCTGTTTCTCACAGGGACCAAGAGACCCTGTGGGAGAACAGACCCGTCTGTCAGTGGCTAGCATATTTAAGGAAGGAAATCACACCCTATGGAATCAACAACCAGGGTACAAGGGCTGAGAACGCAGTTAGCAGAGCAAATCAGACAACAACCCATCCCGGGTTCGAGCCCATCTGTGGCTCCATCCTGTGAGTACATTTGTGGGAGtataaagtacagaaaaacaattatttttagcaTCTTAGAAGAGCTTACATAACAGTTTCTCACAGGAATCATAAAAATGGAGTCACCATGTGGCTATATTTACTTACACCTGTCTATAGTTAGACCTCGTACTCAACTACTGTCCCACTAACCTACACTCACCTGTGACTATATGAACCTAGGCTCATACTCACCACCTTCCACTGTTCCACATCTTATTTCTAACAACTTAGATCTTATGTCTTACAGTTACGTGATTATCTTCTTGTAACTCAAACAGAGTAGCTTAACATTATTTATTCCATAACACTTATCACAGAATGCCATTGTcctacttattaatattttataacctTTCATCTATATTGACCAAGCTTAGATCATAACATTTCTGCTGATATGGGGACGTTGATTCCGTGTATCCCTGGAGGTTACAAAGATGTCTTGCGCCTAATCTACAG from Urocitellus parryii isolate mUroPar1 chromosome 3, mUroPar1.hap1, whole genome shotgun sequence carries:
- the Mpnd gene encoding MPN domain-containing protein → MAALEPLSPAGGAGEEAPDEDEDEAEAEDPERPAGAGCGRGGVGGAGPGLCGALGGALTRRAVTLRVLLKDALLEPGAGVLSIYYLGKKFIGDLQPDGRIVWQETGQVFNSPSAWATHCKKLVNPAKKSGCGWASVKYKGQKLDKYKAAWLRRHQLHVPVAPADESPASEGEEEELLMEEEEEEVLAGVSAEDKNRRPPGKGPSEPAHPEATPPGKRVENKPVRYCMLGSRDSARNPHTLVEVTSFAAINKFQPFNVAISSNVLFLLDFHSHLTRSEVVGYLGGRWDITSQMLTVLRAFPCRSRLGDADTAAATEEEIYQSLFLRGLSLVGWYHSHPHSPALPSLQDIDAQMDYQLRLQGSSNGFQPCLALLCSPYYSGNPGPESKISPFWVMPPPEQRSSDYGIPMEVEMAYVQDGFLTNDILHEMMLLVEFYKGAPDLVRFQEPWSQEHSYLDKLKISLASRTPKDQGLCHVLEQVYSLLK